Proteins from a single region of Hermetia illucens chromosome 3, iHerIll2.2.curated.20191125, whole genome shotgun sequence:
- the LOC119651668 gene encoding pupal cuticle protein Edg-84A-like has protein sequence MFFKLVVVALLAVVAYGTPQGRHYDIASDPYHIYNGFQSSYQPEDNRNHNSEYQFGYEVNDQSTGDVKTHQESKKNGVVTGRYELVDPDGYKRIVEYTADAVHGFNAVVRRIPLSDYRAPTFAQNIPVYSTVAPIIHAPAIQAPAYQPFTAGHIATTAAPLIATTAAPAYVHASTHVPQSAVYVATHSAPSVDLQAPVYNPTGHAFLAPTGFSYDKQYFQ, from the exons ATGTTCTTTAAG TTGGTGGTAGTTGCATTGCTGGCCGTGGTCGCTTACGGCACTCCTCAAGGACGGCATTACGATATAGCGTCCGATCCTTACCATATCTACAATGGATTCCAATCATCCTATCAACCGGAAGATAATCGAAATCATAACTCGGAATATCAATTTGGATACGAGGTGAATGATCAGAGTACAGGTGATGTGAAAACTCATCAAGAATCGAAGAAAAATGGAGTTGTTACTGGGCGCTATGAGCTCGTTGATCCTGACGGTTACAAAAGAATTGTTGAATATACTGCTGATGCGGTTCATGGTTTCAATGCGGTGGTACGGAGAATTCCGCTATCAGATTATCGTGCGCCAACTTTTGCCCAAAACATTCCAGTTTACTCCACAGTTGCACCGATAATTCATGCACCAGCGATTCAAGCCCCGGCGTATCAACCATTTACAGCTGGTCATATAGCTACAACTGCAGCTCCCTTAATTGCAACTACAGCTGCACCCGCCTATGTTCATGCGTCTACTCACGTGCCTCAAAGTGCCGTCTATGTGGCAACACATTCGGCGCCATCTGTAGATTTGCAAGCACCCGTGTACAACCCAACAGGACATGCATTTTTAGCCCCCACTGGATTTTCTTATGATAAACAGTACTTTCAGTAA
- the LOC119652323 gene encoding cuticle protein 7-like, with translation MAFKFVAVLALASVVSAGHLGLAPAYTAAYAGQPHYAAVAPAPVAYAAAPAVVKAIPVDYDAPAKYDFSYGVSDPHTGDVKSQAESRDGDNVHGSYSLIDADGFKRTVHYTADEHNGFNAVVHREPLAHAVATPVAKVIAAPIAAPVHIAAPAYAATHAAAPAHHLYHH, from the exons ATGGCATTCAAA TTCGTTGCAGTTCTTGCTTTGGCTTCAGTTGTAAGCGCTGGACATTTGGGTTTGGCTCCAGCTTATACCGCTGCCTATGCTGGTCAGCCACATTATGCAGCTGTTGCTCCTGCCCCAGTAGCATATGCAGCTGCACCAGCCGTTGTTAAAGCCATCCCTGTCGACTACGATGCTCCAGCCAAGTACGACTTCTCGTACGGTGTAAGTGATCCACATACTGGTGATGTAAAGAGCCAGGCTGAATCCCGTGACGGAGACAACGTTCACGGATCCTACAGCTTGATTGATGCTGATGGCTTTAAACGCACTGTCCATTACACTGCCGACGAACACAATGGATTCAATGCCGTGGTCCACCGCGAACCATTGGCTCATGCTGTAGCCACACCAGTCGCTAAGGTTATTGCTGCTCCCATTGCTGCTCCTGTTCATATTGCTGCACCTGCTTACGCTGCTACTCATGCCGCTGCACCAGCTCACCATCTGTACCATCATTAG
- the LOC119651579 gene encoding uncharacterized protein LOC119651579, translating to MELRVLNFFILLVGPSALSALQIFKEGSTETPQLFKTAGTKQPDFTDYSYQGADKKKQNDFKELQALQKEKKLLELYQQQSRQKSFKTEDLTSGSGLDESENPVEKYQKLLKSYQQQSDEKCLQIEDLTSGAEISEDKDHPNKDQKQKLLEKLISSDDPAKLLKFYQQQSEKKPLEVEDPAQEPAYDETEDLAKKYQKQKLLKELSSLDDPAKLLKLYQQQSEEKPSQIGSPTGESGFDESEDPVQKHQKQKLLQKLASLDDPENKDISDLKAFINKKFTSKASASDESQFYRLQHIKNLHASIPETLSSGDGSDNSDKLDKAFLLKWAKESSKFPKGPSGKMPGQEGDPFKYFQVISTYKVAEANHQGNPLFSDFTKELSPFLGTENNPLSYGFQKSSYAPIIKVVKIVQNEGAQSFLGPSGSGIDSIPQFNPFYQQGGSSPQIVSKVKVFKPIHYTNTLGLKPASHSSTGYIKPVEVTVKKIVKPLISY from the exons ATGGAACTTAGA gttttgaatttttttatattactcGTGGGACCTTCGGCTTTATCTGCGCTACAAATTTTCAAAGAGGGATCAACAGAAACACCGCAGCTTTTCAAAACTGCTGGAACAAAACAACCTGACTTTACGGACTATAGCTATCAAGGGGCTGATAAAAAGAAACAGAATGATTTCAAAGAGCTGCAGGCCcttcagaaagaaaaaaaattattggaacTCTATCAACAACAATCAAGGCAGAAATCTTTCAAAACTGAAGATCTGACATCAGGATCTGGTCTCGATGAAAGTGAGAATCCTGTAGAGAAATATCAAAAACTATTGAAATCTTACCAACAACAGTCGGATGAGAAATGCTTACAAATTGAAGATCTAACATCAGGAGCTGAAATCAGTGAAGATAAGGACCATCCAAACAAGGATCAAAAACAAAAGCTTCTAGAGAAGCTTATCTCCTCGGATGATCCGGCGAAACTTTTGAAATTCTATCAACAACAGTCAGAGAAAAAACCTTTGGAAGTTGAAGATCCAGCACAAGAACCTGCATACGATGAAACTGAAGATCTTGCCAAAAAGTATCAAAAACAAAAGCTTCTTAAGGAGCTTAGCTCTCTGGATGATCCAGCAAAATTGCTGAAACTCTACCAACAACAATCAGAGGAAAAACCTTCCCAAATTGGCAGTCCAACAGGAGAATCTGGATTCGATGAAAGTGAAGACCCTGTACAAAAGCATCAGAAACAGAAACTTCTGCAAAAACTCGCCTCTCTGGATGACCCAGAGAATAAAGACAtttctgatttgaaggctttcattaacaaaaaattcacttcaaaaGCATCTGCATCAGACGAGAGTCAATTTTACAGACTTCAGCATATTAAGAACCTCCACGCAAGTATCCCTGAAACCCTCAGTTCTGGGGATGGTAGTGATAATTCCGACAAACTAGATAAAGCCTTCTTGTTGAAGTGGGCGAAAGAATCATCCAAATTTCCAAAAGGACCATCAGGCAAAATGCCTGGTCAAGAAGGTGATCCGTTCAAGTACTTCCAAGTTATCAGTACGTACAAAGTAGCTGAAGCAAATCATCAGGGGAATCCCCTTTTCTCTGATTTCACAAAAGAATTATCACCGTTTCTAGGAACTGAAAATAACCCGTTATCATACGGATTTCAGAAATCATCATATGCACCAATAATCAAAGTTGTAAAAATTGTTCAGAATGAAGGGGCACAATCATTTTTAGGACCATCAGGTAGTGGGATTGACTCCATTCCACAATTCAATCCATTCTACCAACAAGGCGGAAGTAGTCCCCAAATTGTGTCAAAAGTGAAGGTTTTCAAACCGATTCATTATACAAACACATTGGGTCTGAAACCTGCCTCTCATTCATCGACTGGTTATATTAAACCGGTAGAGGTCACAGTAAAGAAAATAGTTAAACCACTTATTTCGTACTAA